The Salvelinus namaycush isolate Seneca chromosome 8, SaNama_1.0, whole genome shotgun sequence genome has a segment encoding these proteins:
- the lingo3a gene encoding leucine-rich repeat and immunoglobulin-like domain-containing nogo receptor-interacting protein 3a — translation MAAVPGLGWPGLLLLLLTTVASTQSQGCPQRCECMAKLKSVACQGKRLSAFPDGISSDTRLLDLSGNRLRWVEHGDLLSFPRLEELDLSENIITVLEPNAFSSLQSLRVLSLRGNQLKLVPMGAFSRLTNLTTLDLSGNKIVILLDFTFQDLKSLRNLEVGDNDLVYISNKAFLGLVGLRELTIERCNLTSISSQSLSYLRSLVTLRLRYLSISSLEDRNFRKLGGLRGLEIDHWPFLEHISPHSLQGLNLSWLSITNTNITSVPTAALRSLPHLISLNLSYNPISVLESWALRDLVRLKELHLVNTNLMTVQPYALGGLRQIRLLNLSTNALVTLEEGAFQSVNTLETLRVDGNPLSCDCRLLWILQRRKTLNFEGKSPVCAGPMEVQGRALSAFSDSALFDHFTCQKPKIRNRKLQPVTAREGQVVSFVCRAEGEPTPIIFWVSPQRRRITTKSTGRVTVLPEGTLEIRYAQLTDTGTYICIASNAGGNATYFATLTVSALPLDAALMANRTYYTGDLNETNLNDTKVFLKFTLDLKTILISTAMGCCLFLGVVVFCFLMLFAWSQGRGQHKNNFSVEYSFRKVDGPAASGGQGGARKFNMKMI, via the coding sequence ATGGCAGCCGTTCCAGGCCTGGGGTGGCCTGGCCTGCTACTGTTGCTGCTGACTACTGTGGCCTCCACTCAGAGCCAAGGCTGTCCCCAGCGCTGTGAGTGCATGGCCAAGCTCAAGTCTGTGGCATGCCAGGGCAAGCGCCTGTCTGCCTTCCCCGACGGCATCTCCTCGGACACACGTCTGCTGGACCTGAGTGGGAACAGGCTTCGCTGGGTGGAGCATGGcgacctcctctccttccctcggCTGGAGGAGCTGGACCTGAGTGAGAACATCATCACCGTCCTGGAGCCCAACGCTTTCTCTAGCCTGCAGAGCCTGAGGGTGCTGTCGCTGAGGGGGAATCAGCTCAAACTGGTCCCCATGGGCGCCTTCTCACGCCTCACCAACCTCACCACACTGGACCTGAGCGGGAACAAGATTGTCATCCTGTTGGACTTCACCTTCCAGGACCTGAAAAGCCTGAGGAACCTGGAGGTTGGTGACAACGACCTGGTCTACATCTCCAACAAGGCCTTCCTGGGCCTGGTGGGTCTGAGGGAGCTCACCATTGAGAGGTGTAACCTGACCTCCATCTCCAGCCAGTCTCTGTCCTACCTCCGCAGCCTGGTCACTCTGCGCCTGCGCTACCTCAGCATCTCCTCCCTGGAGGACCGGAACTTCCGTAAACTGGGGGGGCTGCGGGGGCTGGAGATCGACCACTGGCCTTTCCTGGAGCACATCTCCCCCCACAGCCTCCAGGGCCTTAACCTGTCCTGGCTGTCGATCACAAACACCAACATCACCTCCGTGCCCACGGCCGCCCTGCGCAGCCTGCCCCACCTCATCAGCCTCAATCTCTCATACAACCCCATCTCCGTGCTGGAGTCCTGGGCCCTGAGGGACTTGGTCCGTCTGAAGGAGCTGCACCTGGTCAACACCAACCTGATGACGGTGCAGCCGTACGCCCTCGGCGGCCTTCGGCAGATCCGCCTGCTCAACCTGTCCACTAACGCCCTGGTAACCCTGGAGGAGGGTGCCTTCCAGTCCGTCAATACCCTGGAGACGCTGCGTGTGGATGGGAACCCTCTGTCCTGCGACTGCCGCCTGCTCTGGATCCTCCAGCGCAGGAAGACCCTCAACTTTGAAGGGAAGTCCCCAGTGTGTGCGGGCCCCATGGAGGTGCAGGGCAGGGCCCTCAGCGCATTCTCAGACTCTGCCCTCTTCGACCACTTTACCTGCCAGAAGCCCAAGATACGCAACAGGAAGCTGCAGCCAGTGACTGCCAGGGAGGGCCAGGTAGTGTCTTTTGTGTGCCGGGCGGAGGGTGAGCCCACACCTATCATCTTCTGGGTATCTCCCCAGCGCCGCCGGATCACTACCAAGAGTACTGGACGTGTCACCGTCCTACCAGAGGGAACGCTGGAGATCCGCTACGCCCAGCTGACCGACACCGGCACCTACATCTGCATTGCCAGCAACGCCGGGGGCAATGCCACCTACTTTGCCACGCTGACCGTGAGCGCACTGCCTCTGGACGCTGCACTCATGGCCAACCGCACATACTACACAGGTGACCTCAACGAGACCAATCTGAACGACACCAAGGTCTTCCTCAAGTTCACTTTGGACCTCAAGACAATCCTGATATCCACAGCCATGGGGTGTTGCTTGTTCCTTGGGGTGGTGGTCTTCTGTTTCCTGATGCTGTTCGCATGGAGCCAGGGCCGGGGACAGCACAAGAATAACTTCTCAGTTGAGTACTCTTTCAGAAAGGTGGACGGCCCTGCAGCCAGCGGCGGACAAGGAGGGGCCCGCAAGTTCAACATGAAGATGATTTGA